One stretch of Skermanella mucosa DNA includes these proteins:
- a CDS encoding putative bifunctional diguanylate cyclase/phosphodiesterase — protein MQELSEDDLVMELPGGHDAFPASVAATAHDALREACERLPCAFAILEADARPSFMNSAFRTLFNPSAHPGSGAPDLVRLAEGGAHSLRSLDGRIWPVSATPLGGGRILAMVEGGSASAAPDMTERRDALTGLANRVVLKERIIQAIAEPEADRQTALFLLDLDRFKSVNDTLGHAIGDKLLCRVVERLRATVRQDDLVARLGGDEFAILQRSPRQPDAAKALARRLVDLVGRTYLVDDHILNIGVSIGIALPPADGAEPDRLLKSADLALYRAKEEGRGRFRFFEQEMDTRAQARRTLELDLRRAFALRQFEVFYQAQMRLHDREIVGFEALARWRHPQRGMVSPADFIPVAEEIGLISQIGEWVLLTACREAARWPGSHRIAVNLSPLQFSNPGLVDTVSAALATSGLAPERLELEITESVLLDNTAATLAILHQLRALGIRIAMDDFGTGYSSLGYLRSFPFDKVKIDQSFIRDMPTDGDSAAIVKAIIGLGMSLGISTTAEGVETEEQLSRLRAEGCTDIQGYLLSKPVPASELAAVLNRIPK, from the coding sequence ATGCAAGAACTCTCCGAAGACGACCTGGTCATGGAGCTTCCCGGCGGACATGACGCATTTCCGGCCTCGGTCGCCGCGACTGCCCATGACGCCCTTCGGGAGGCCTGCGAACGGCTTCCCTGCGCCTTCGCGATCCTTGAAGCGGACGCCCGGCCCTCCTTCATGAATTCCGCGTTCCGGACCCTGTTCAATCCATCGGCGCATCCCGGTTCGGGCGCCCCGGACCTGGTGCGCCTCGCCGAAGGCGGCGCCCACTCCCTCAGATCGCTGGACGGCCGGATATGGCCGGTGAGCGCCACGCCTCTGGGTGGTGGACGCATCCTTGCGATGGTGGAGGGCGGATCGGCCTCGGCCGCCCCGGACATGACGGAGCGGCGGGATGCCCTGACCGGGCTGGCGAACCGGGTCGTCCTGAAGGAGCGGATCATCCAGGCGATCGCCGAGCCCGAGGCGGATCGCCAGACCGCGCTGTTCCTGCTTGACCTGGATCGGTTCAAATCCGTCAACGATACCCTCGGTCATGCGATCGGCGACAAGCTGCTGTGCCGGGTGGTCGAGCGTCTGCGCGCGACGGTCCGCCAGGACGATCTGGTCGCGCGACTGGGCGGCGACGAGTTCGCGATCCTCCAGCGCTCGCCCCGGCAACCGGACGCCGCCAAGGCGCTCGCCCGGCGGCTGGTCGACCTGGTCGGCCGGACCTATCTCGTCGACGACCATATCCTGAACATCGGCGTCAGCATCGGCATAGCGCTGCCACCGGCCGACGGTGCCGAGCCGGACCGGCTGCTCAAGAGCGCCGACCTCGCCCTGTACCGCGCCAAGGAGGAGGGCCGGGGCCGTTTCCGCTTCTTCGAGCAGGAAATGGACACCCGTGCCCAGGCCCGCCGCACGCTGGAACTCGACCTCCGCCGCGCCTTCGCGCTCCGCCAGTTCGAGGTCTTCTACCAGGCGCAGATGAGGCTTCACGACAGGGAGATCGTGGGCTTCGAGGCCCTGGCCCGCTGGCGCCACCCGCAGCGCGGCATGGTCTCTCCCGCCGACTTCATACCGGTCGCCGAGGAAATCGGCCTGATCTCCCAGATCGGCGAATGGGTCCTCCTGACCGCCTGCCGCGAAGCGGCGCGCTGGCCCGGTTCCCACCGCATCGCCGTCAACCTGTCGCCCCTGCAGTTCAGCAATCCCGGTCTGGTCGACACGGTATCGGCGGCGCTCGCGACCTCCGGCCTCGCTCCCGAACGCCTGGAACTGGAGATCACCGAGAGCGTCCTGCTGGACAACACCGCCGCGACCCTGGCGATCCTCCACCAGCTCCGCGCCCTCGGCATCCGGATCGCCATGGACGATTTCGGCACCGGCTATTCCAGCCTGGGCTATCTGCGCTCCTTCCCGTTCGACAAGGTCAAGATCGACCAGTCCTTCATCCGCGACATGCCGACCGACGGCGACAGCGCCGCCATCGTGAAGGCGATCATCGGCCTCGGCATGAGCCTTGGCATCTCGACGACCGCGGAGGGCGTCGAAACCGAGGAACAGCTCAGCCGCCTGCGGGCGGAAGGCTGCACAGACATCCAAGGCTACCTTCTCAGCAAACCCGTCCCGGCTTCCGAACTGGCAGCCGTCCTGAACCGCATCCCCAAGTGA
- a CDS encoding BLUF domain-containing protein, whose amino-acid sequence MSEQIHRLVYFSRNAMPGTDGEIVAGVQQILASSRRNNARAGVTGALLFNSGCFAQVLEGPSPAVTETFERIQWDERHSEVLVLEYAAVAARLFPNWSMSFVGADRSDQQLFGDVSAKSGFNPIHLKADRIFATLDRLMREEEKQAASPEPAGR is encoded by the coding sequence ATGTCCGAACAGATCCATCGCCTGGTCTATTTCAGCCGCAACGCCATGCCCGGAACCGACGGCGAGATCGTCGCGGGCGTCCAGCAGATCCTGGCAAGCTCCCGCCGGAACAACGCCCGGGCCGGCGTGACCGGCGCCCTGCTGTTCAACAGCGGATGCTTCGCCCAGGTGCTGGAAGGCCCTTCGCCGGCGGTCACCGAGACCTTCGAGCGCATCCAGTGGGACGAGCGCCACAGCGAAGTGCTGGTGCTGGAATATGCCGCCGTCGCCGCCCGCCTGTTTCCCAACTGGTCGATGTCCTTCGTCGGCGCCGACCGGTCCGATCAGCAATTGTTCGGCGACGTCTCCGCGAAGAGCGGCTTCAACCCAATCCACCTGAAGGCGGACCGGATCTTCGCGACGCTCGACCGCCTGATGCGGGAGGAGGAGAAGCAGGCCGCCTCGCCGGAGCCGGCCGGGAGGTAG
- a CDS encoding DUF1989 domain-containing protein, producing MPEARGTIVAIPPRSGVAFELDAGDTLAVIDPEGGQVADLLAVSRADTREMISSGRTLDYAERIYLTTGDKLYSNRSNVMLDIVEDTVGRHDFLLTPCSEATFRLCYENEPPHPGCHGNLAGALRPYGIGEDAIPVAFNCFMNVPVDGETGRFKVLPPLSKAGDRIVFRARMDLVIGLTACSAPASNGGSFKPIHYSVRKAGDAPP from the coding sequence ATGCCTGAGGCGCGCGGAACCATCGTCGCCATCCCGCCGCGCAGCGGCGTGGCGTTCGAACTGGATGCCGGCGATACGCTGGCGGTGATCGATCCGGAAGGCGGCCAGGTCGCCGACCTTCTCGCCGTTTCCCGGGCGGACACCCGCGAAATGATCTCCTCGGGCAGGACCCTCGATTACGCCGAGCGGATCTACCTGACGACGGGCGACAAGCTCTATTCGAACCGTTCGAACGTGATGCTCGACATCGTCGAGGATACCGTGGGACGCCACGATTTCCTGCTGACCCCGTGCAGCGAAGCGACTTTCCGGCTCTGCTACGAGAACGAGCCGCCGCACCCGGGGTGCCATGGCAACCTCGCCGGGGCCTTGCGTCCCTACGGGATCGGGGAAGACGCCATCCCCGTCGCGTTCAACTGTTTCATGAACGTGCCGGTGGACGGCGAGACCGGCCGGTTCAAGGTGCTGCCGCCCCTGAGCAAGGCGGGGGACCGCATCGTCTTCAGGGCGCGGATGGATCTGGTGATCGGCCTCACGGCCTGTTCGGCGCCGGCGAGCAACGGCGGCAGCTTCAAGCCCATCCATTACTCCGTCCGGAAAGCCGGAGACGCGCCCCCGTGA
- the gntA gene encoding guanitoxin biosynthesis heme-dependent pre-guanitoxin N-hydroxylase GntA has translation MADASAETNGEQFTPEADIREFILDQGFPCVGAKSAVQKGRMTVYTARSIESSWDDVAIQERLMRFAWEYTQDPTLFTSFAVVFQGPAGLAEEDFERNLWDRVQSLTDKDAWQGQRHDPRVSADPNDPHFALSFGGQAFFVVGLHPRASRPARRFRHPAMIFNLHDQFQMLRDQDRYEKLRAAILDRDVKLAGDVNPMLARHGESSEARQYSGRIIEPDWACPYSRKPAPAARPRPLDTLQSFLGKQDA, from the coding sequence TTGGCGGACGCAAGCGCGGAGACGAACGGCGAACAATTCACCCCGGAGGCGGACATCAGGGAGTTCATCCTGGACCAGGGTTTTCCCTGCGTCGGAGCGAAGTCGGCCGTCCAGAAGGGAAGAATGACGGTCTATACCGCACGGAGCATCGAGAGTTCCTGGGACGACGTCGCGATCCAGGAGAGACTGATGCGCTTCGCCTGGGAGTACACCCAGGATCCCACGCTCTTCACCAGTTTCGCCGTCGTTTTCCAGGGGCCGGCCGGGCTCGCCGAGGAGGATTTCGAGCGCAACCTGTGGGACCGCGTCCAGTCCCTGACCGACAAGGACGCCTGGCAGGGCCAGCGCCACGATCCCCGGGTGAGCGCCGACCCGAACGACCCCCATTTCGCGCTCAGCTTCGGCGGACAGGCCTTCTTCGTCGTCGGACTCCATCCCCGGGCCAGCCGGCCGGCGCGCCGCTTCCGCCATCCGGCCATGATCTTCAACCTGCATGACCAGTTCCAGATGCTGCGCGACCAGGACCGCTATGAGAAGCTGCGCGCGGCCATCCTCGACCGCGACGTGAAGCTCGCGGGCGACGTCAATCCGATGCTTGCCCGGCATGGCGAGAGTTCGGAGGCAAGGCAATACAGCGGCCGGATCATCGAGCCGGACTGGGCCTGCCCCTACAGCCGGAAGCCCGCCCCGGCAGCCCGTCCCCGCCCGCTCGATACCCTGCAATCCTTCCTGGGGAAACAAGATGCCTGA
- a CDS encoding P-loop NTPase family protein, producing MPDQMNGKSEIARRLACLVGLAGMPVRASDEAIPYVTTDDWGKVLVADHEAIQIALTEGTVFRDPESGFLKARPPT from the coding sequence ATGCCAGATCAGATGAACGGGAAGAGTGAGATAGCTCGACGACTTGCCTGTCTGGTCGGGCTCGCAGGGATGCCAGTCAGGGCAAGCGATGAAGCGATCCCGTACGTAACGACGGACGACTGGGGCAAAGTGTTGGTGGCCGACCATGAGGCCATTCAGATCGCCCTGACGGAAGGTACCGTGTTCCGCGATCCGGAAAGCGGCTTCTTGAAGGCTAGACCTCCAACATAG
- the tkt gene encoding transketolase, translating to MTSVDPRLMANAIRFLSMDAIERAGEGHPGTPLGAADITTALFTRHLKFNARDPLWFDRDRFVQSNGHGSMLLYSLLYLTGYGKIGLDEIKRFRVLGSHCAGHPEYDPAAGIEVTTGLLGQGIANAAGMALAEAILNRWFGPGIVDHHTYALVGDGCLHEGVGQEVVSLAGHLRLGKLTFLWDDNRITDDGAIDLALSDDMAARFRASNWHVQEVDGHDPEAVSSAIARAKADPRPSMIACATTIGRGIPRVQGQRAAHGGRVFKEDTDAARQHLGWPHAPFEIPDAILSAWREAGRRSEPEYEAWQGRVAALDPQKRRDFDRLREGRLPDGWETALLDYKRRAAETRHVDHGYKISGDIVDLLAEAIPELVSGAPDLEGATLHKRRLSAFTADDRSGRYVHYGVREHVMASMLNGMASHGGVVPVGVTYLVFSDYNRAPMRMSALMGLPVKYVFSHDSIGVGTNGPTHQPVEFLASFRAMPNMLVLRPADAVEAVECWEIAMNHRTGPCSLMFPRQPLEAVRTDGSDENRSSRGAYVLAEAEGGARRATILATGSEVSIALKARAALQAEGIPTAVVSMPCWELFDLQDAAYRTRVIDRGTVRVAVEAAVRQGWDRYVGEDGGFVGMDGFGASGSVPDLYDHFGITPERVAAEVRARL from the coding sequence ATGACCAGCGTCGATCCCCGCCTGATGGCCAACGCGATCCGCTTTCTGTCCATGGACGCGATCGAGCGTGCCGGCGAGGGCCATCCCGGCACCCCGCTCGGGGCCGCCGACATCACCACGGCACTCTTCACGCGCCACCTCAAGTTCAACGCGCGCGACCCGCTCTGGTTCGACCGCGACCGCTTCGTGCAGTCGAACGGCCACGGCTCCATGCTCCTCTATTCGCTGCTCTACCTGACCGGCTACGGGAAGATCGGCCTGGACGAGATCAAGCGTTTCCGCGTCCTCGGGTCCCACTGCGCCGGCCACCCGGAATACGACCCGGCCGCGGGCATCGAGGTCACGACCGGCCTGCTCGGCCAGGGCATCGCCAACGCCGCCGGCATGGCCCTGGCCGAAGCCATCCTGAACCGGTGGTTCGGCCCGGGCATCGTGGACCATCATACCTACGCGCTGGTCGGCGACGGCTGCCTCCACGAGGGCGTCGGCCAGGAGGTCGTCTCGCTGGCCGGGCACCTGCGGCTCGGCAAGCTGACTTTCCTGTGGGACGACAACCGGATCACCGACGACGGCGCTATCGATCTCGCCCTTTCCGACGACATGGCCGCACGCTTCCGCGCCAGCAACTGGCATGTCCAGGAGGTCGACGGGCATGATCCGGAGGCGGTATCCTCCGCGATCGCCCGGGCCAAGGCGGATCCCCGGCCGTCGATGATCGCCTGCGCCACCACGATCGGGCGGGGAATACCCCGGGTCCAGGGACAGCGGGCCGCCCACGGTGGCCGTGTCTTCAAGGAGGACACCGATGCCGCAAGGCAGCATCTCGGGTGGCCCCATGCGCCGTTCGAGATCCCCGACGCCATACTGTCGGCCTGGCGGGAAGCCGGGCGCCGGAGCGAGCCCGAGTACGAGGCGTGGCAGGGCCGCGTCGCGGCCCTGGACCCGCAAAAGCGCCGCGACTTCGACCGCCTCCGCGAGGGGCGCCTGCCGGACGGCTGGGAGACGGCCTTGCTGGACTACAAGCGGCGGGCCGCGGAGACCCGGCACGTCGACCACGGCTACAAGATCTCGGGCGACATCGTCGACCTCCTGGCCGAGGCGATTCCCGAACTGGTATCGGGGGCGCCCGACCTCGAAGGCGCCACCCTGCACAAGCGGCGGCTTTCCGCCTTCACCGCGGACGACCGGAGCGGCCGCTACGTCCATTACGGCGTGCGCGAGCACGTGATGGCCTCGATGCTGAACGGCATGGCGTCCCATGGCGGGGTGGTGCCGGTCGGGGTGACCTACCTGGTCTTCTCGGACTACAACCGCGCGCCCATGCGCATGTCGGCATTGATGGGCCTGCCGGTGAAGTATGTCTTCAGCCACGACTCCATCGGCGTCGGCACCAACGGGCCGACCCACCAGCCGGTGGAGTTCCTCGCCTCGTTCCGCGCGATGCCCAACATGCTGGTGCTGCGCCCCGCGGACGCCGTCGAGGCGGTCGAGTGCTGGGAGATCGCCATGAACCATCGCACGGGTCCCTGCTCGCTGATGTTCCCGCGCCAGCCGCTCGAAGCGGTGCGCACCGACGGATCGGACGAGAACCGGTCGAGCCGGGGCGCCTATGTCCTCGCCGAAGCCGAGGGCGGCGCCCGGCGGGCGACGATCCTGGCGACCGGCTCGGAGGTGTCCATCGCCCTGAAGGCCCGCGCGGCGCTCCAGGCCGAGGGTATCCCGACAGCGGTGGTCTCGATGCCGTGCTGGGAGCTGTTCGACCTGCAGGACGCGGCCTACCGGACCCGGGTCATCGATCGCGGCACGGTGCGGGTGGCCGTCGAGGCGGCCGTGCGCCAGGGCTGGGACCGGTATGTCGGCGAGGATGGCGGGTTCGTGGGCATGGACGGCTTCGGTGCCTCCGGCTCCGTGCCGGACCTTTACGACCATTTCGGCATCACGCCGGAGCGGGTCGCGGCCGAGGTCAGGGCACGACTATAG
- a CDS encoding SGNH/GDSL hydrolase family protein: MLLGGSAAQAAEGATKRIMVYGDSNTWGYVPVESGPTTRYPEDVRWPGVLRAALGPGYEVIDEGLSARTTDLPDPTLPQISGAGLDGSAYLPAAIASHLPLDLVVIMLGTNDLKKMFNRSPLRIALGVGKLADIVNQSKGGVGTSYPAPRVLILCPPPLGTVAPPERAERFAGGIEKSKALPAYYEAVAEAAGAGFLDVGTLTATDGVDGIHLTAAAHRAIGNGVADKVRTILK; encoded by the coding sequence ATGCTGCTCGGCGGGAGCGCCGCGCAGGCGGCCGAGGGGGCAACCAAGCGCATCATGGTCTACGGCGATTCCAACACCTGGGGCTATGTTCCCGTCGAAAGCGGCCCGACCACCCGCTACCCCGAGGACGTCCGGTGGCCGGGCGTGCTCCGGGCGGCGCTCGGGCCGGGCTACGAGGTCATCGACGAGGGGTTGAGCGCGCGCACGACCGACCTGCCCGACCCGACGCTGCCGCAGATCTCCGGGGCCGGCCTCGACGGGTCGGCCTATCTGCCGGCCGCGATCGCCAGCCACCTGCCGCTCGATCTGGTCGTCATCATGCTCGGCACCAACGATCTGAAGAAGATGTTCAACCGCTCGCCGTTGCGGATCGCGCTCGGGGTGGGCAAGCTGGCCGACATCGTGAACCAGTCCAAGGGCGGGGTCGGCACATCCTATCCCGCACCCAGGGTCCTGATCCTCTGTCCGCCTCCGCTCGGCACGGTGGCGCCCCCGGAGCGGGCCGAACGGTTCGCGGGCGGGATCGAGAAGTCGAAGGCCCTGCCAGCCTACTACGAGGCGGTCGCGGAAGCGGCCGGGGCCGGGTTCCTTGACGTCGGCACGTTGACGGCGACCGACGGGGTCGACGGCATCCACCTCACGGCGGCCGCCCACAGGGCGATCGGCAACGGCGTCGCCGACAAGGTGAGAACGATCCTGAAGTGA
- the bchJ gene encoding bacteriochlorophyll 4-vinyl reductase: MGQAATIGPNAVIQLVPALTRKGFDGMAPQVFAGAGVTGWLADPPAAMVDERLAAGLHRALRAGLPPGQASLVLAEAGRLTADYLLAARIPGPAQAILKLLPASLSASLLVGAIRAHAWTFAGSGRFSARGGPPLLLEIRNNPLCAGEHAPAPVCSWHAAVFRRLFEVLVSHDVRVDETGCEACGDPACRFSIDWS; encoded by the coding sequence ATGGGACAGGCGGCGACCATCGGGCCTAACGCGGTCATCCAGCTCGTGCCGGCGCTGACGCGGAAGGGGTTCGACGGGATGGCGCCGCAAGTCTTCGCCGGGGCCGGCGTCACCGGGTGGCTTGCCGACCCGCCGGCGGCGATGGTCGACGAACGCCTGGCGGCGGGCCTGCACCGGGCCTTGCGCGCGGGGCTGCCGCCGGGACAGGCCTCCCTGGTGCTGGCCGAGGCCGGCCGCCTGACGGCGGACTACCTGCTGGCGGCCCGCATTCCCGGACCGGCGCAGGCCATCCTGAAGCTGCTGCCGGCATCGCTTTCCGCATCGCTGCTGGTGGGCGCGATCAGGGCCCATGCCTGGACCTTCGCCGGCTCCGGACGGTTTTCGGCCCGCGGCGGACCGCCGCTGCTGCTGGAGATCAGGAACAACCCGCTCTGCGCGGGCGAGCATGCGCCGGCTCCCGTCTGCTCGTGGCACGCCGCGGTGTTCCGCCGGCTGTTCGAGGTGCTTGTCTCGCACGATGTCCGCGTCGACGAGACGGGCTGCGAGGCCTGCGGCGACCCGGCCTGCCGTTTCTCGATCGACTGGTCCTGA
- a CDS encoding DEAD/DEAH box helicase, giving the protein MPFPSLDPALLEALSARGYAEPTAVQAAVLQPEVLGRDLLVSAQTGSGKTVAYGLGAAPDLLEADRGDGRSRPPRMLVIAPTRELALQVGGELEWLYARLGFRIVTCVGGTDMRRERRALADGADVVVGTPGRLRDHLERDGLDATALRVVVLDEADEMLDLGFREDLEAILDETPPERRTLLFSATVPRGIAALAKRYQRNALRIEATAGGEPHGDIEYRAMLAAPLETERALVNVLRYFEARGTLVFCATREAVARLQGNLLERGFSAVALSGELGQAERTRALQSLRDGRARVCVATDVAARGIDLPDLGLVVHADLPRDPATLLHRSGRTGRAGRKGTCVLLVPHTRRRAAERLLRDAGVQAAWSAPPAAEEVLARDRERLEREAISLAAEDVSEDDLAVARTLLAERDPERIAAALVRALRAPLPAAEELSAGADGGDRRDRSERPEEGGGNGDYARFRINIGRAGNADPRWLLPFLCRRGHVTRKEIGRIRVFDRETEFEVTSSAAARFVAAIRRKPSGPDGRDGDDGEIRIEPVRDGGPRRNASARQRDRGPIPPKRPSRAPAPARDA; this is encoded by the coding sequence ATGCCATTCCCATCTCTCGACCCCGCGTTGCTGGAAGCCCTGTCCGCGCGTGGCTATGCCGAGCCGACGGCGGTGCAGGCCGCCGTGCTGCAGCCGGAGGTCCTTGGGCGCGACCTGCTGGTCTCGGCCCAGACCGGTTCGGGCAAGACAGTCGCCTACGGCCTGGGCGCGGCCCCGGATCTCCTCGAAGCGGACAGGGGCGACGGAAGATCCCGTCCGCCCCGCATGCTGGTGATTGCGCCGACACGGGAATTGGCGTTGCAGGTCGGCGGCGAACTGGAATGGCTGTATGCCCGGCTCGGGTTCCGGATCGTCACCTGCGTCGGAGGCACCGACATGCGCCGGGAACGTCGCGCCCTGGCCGACGGCGCCGACGTGGTGGTCGGAACACCGGGACGGCTGCGCGATCACCTGGAGCGGGACGGCCTGGATGCAACCGCTTTGCGGGTAGTGGTGCTCGACGAGGCCGACGAGATGCTGGACCTCGGCTTCCGCGAGGACCTCGAGGCTATTCTCGACGAGACGCCGCCGGAGCGCCGCACCCTGCTGTTCTCCGCCACCGTCCCGCGGGGCATCGCAGCCCTGGCCAAGCGCTACCAGCGCAACGCGTTGCGGATCGAGGCGACCGCGGGCGGCGAGCCGCACGGTGACATCGAGTACCGTGCCATGCTCGCGGCACCGCTGGAAACCGAGCGCGCCCTGGTCAACGTGCTGCGCTATTTCGAGGCCCGAGGCACGCTGGTGTTCTGCGCTACCCGTGAGGCGGTGGCGCGGCTTCAGGGCAATCTGCTGGAGCGGGGCTTCTCGGCCGTGGCTTTGTCGGGGGAACTCGGCCAGGCGGAACGCACCCGGGCGCTGCAGTCGCTGCGCGATGGCCGGGCGCGGGTCTGCGTGGCGACCGACGTGGCGGCGCGCGGCATCGACCTGCCGGACCTTGGCTTGGTGGTTCACGCCGACCTGCCGCGCGACCCGGCGACGCTGCTGCATCGAAGCGGGCGCACGGGCCGGGCCGGCCGCAAGGGAACCTGCGTCCTGCTCGTGCCGCACACGCGACGCCGGGCCGCCGAACGCCTCCTCAGGGATGCTGGTGTGCAAGCCGCCTGGTCCGCCCCGCCGGCCGCCGAGGAGGTGCTGGCACGCGACCGCGAGCGGCTGGAGCGCGAAGCGATATCCCTCGCCGCCGAGGACGTGTCGGAAGACGATCTCGCCGTGGCCAGGACCCTGTTGGCGGAACGCGATCCCGAGCGCATCGCGGCCGCCCTGGTACGTGCGCTACGCGCGCCGCTGCCCGCCGCCGAGGAGCTCTCGGCGGGCGCTGACGGCGGGGATCGACGCGACCGGTCCGAGCGACCGGAAGAGGGCGGTGGCAATGGCGATTATGCACGGTTCCGGATCAACATCGGCCGGGCAGGCAATGCCGACCCGCGTTGGCTGCTGCCGTTCCTGTGCCGTCGGGGGCACGTGACCCGCAAGGAGATCGGCCGCATCCGCGTGTTTGACCGCGAAACCGAGTTCGAGGTGACCAGCAGCGCGGCCGCCCGTTTCGTCGCGGCGATCCGGCGCAAGCCATCCGGGCCGGACGGGCGGGACGGCGACGACGGCGAGATCCGGATCGAGCCGGTCCGCGATGGAGGTCCGCGCCGCAACGCGAGCGCTCGCCAGCGCGATCGTGGCCCGATACCGCCAAAGCGCCCAAGCCGGGCTCCGGCACCGGCCCGGGATGCGTGA
- the bchE gene encoding magnesium-protoporphyrin IX monomethyl ester anaerobic oxidative cyclase encodes MRILLIHPNYHSGGAEIAGNWPPAWAAYLTGALKAAGFPDVRFVDAMTNDLSEADLRVILAEERPDMVGVTAITPSIYKAESVLRLVKDMHPGAVTVLGGIHGTFMYQQVLGEAPWIDVIVRGEGEEVLIDLVRTIDEGRWPADRQAIKGIAFTEAGPGGTRIVATPAAATIKDLDALAPDWSILEWEKYKYIPLGARVAIPSMARGCPFTCSFCSQWKFWRDYRIRDPKKVVDEIETLYRRHDVRFFILADEEPTINRKKFVEFCRELIARGLPGKVLWGINTRVTDILRDEEFLPLYREAGLIHVSLGTEAAAQMKLDRFHKETKVADNKKAIRLLREAGIVVEAQFIVGLENETAETLEETYRMALDWKPDLANWAMYTPWPFTALFQELRDKVEIFDFEKYNFVTPIIKPEAMDRTELLDRVMNNYRRFYMRKALFSYPWSGTGQRRRYLFGCLKAFLKSGFERKFYDLGKVGYWGPQSKKSVDFHFDRSRTSPPIEAAEWESSAERSAKARAAKGTAKGAVMACGGGTEQMEDMDGTGGDHRA; translated from the coding sequence TTGCGTATCCTTCTCATTCACCCGAACTACCATTCCGGCGGCGCCGAGATCGCCGGGAACTGGCCGCCGGCCTGGGCGGCCTACCTCACGGGGGCGCTGAAGGCCGCCGGGTTCCCCGATGTCCGCTTCGTCGACGCCATGACGAACGATCTGTCGGAGGCGGATCTTCGCGTCATCCTGGCGGAGGAGAGGCCCGACATGGTCGGCGTCACCGCGATCACGCCGTCGATCTACAAGGCGGAAAGCGTGCTCAGGCTCGTCAAGGACATGCACCCCGGCGCGGTGACCGTGCTGGGCGGCATCCACGGGACGTTCATGTACCAGCAGGTCCTGGGCGAGGCCCCCTGGATCGACGTGATCGTCCGCGGCGAGGGCGAGGAGGTCCTGATCGACCTTGTCCGCACGATCGACGAGGGCCGGTGGCCGGCGGACCGCCAGGCCATCAAGGGCATCGCCTTCACGGAGGCCGGCCCCGGGGGGACCAGGATCGTCGCGACCCCGGCGGCCGCCACCATCAAGGACCTGGACGCCCTCGCGCCGGACTGGAGCATCCTGGAGTGGGAGAAATACAAATACATTCCCCTCGGCGCCCGCGTGGCCATTCCCAGCATGGCGAGAGGCTGCCCCTTCACCTGTTCCTTCTGTTCGCAGTGGAAGTTCTGGCGGGACTACCGTATCCGCGATCCGAAGAAAGTCGTCGATGAGATCGAGACGCTGTACCGGCGCCACGACGTCCGGTTCTTCATCCTGGCCGACGAGGAACCGACGATCAACCGGAAGAAGTTCGTCGAGTTCTGCCGCGAACTGATCGCGCGCGGCCTGCCCGGCAAGGTCCTTTGGGGAATCAACACGCGGGTGACCGACATCCTGCGCGACGAGGAGTTCCTGCCGCTCTACCGCGAGGCGGGCCTCATCCACGTGTCGCTGGGTACGGAGGCGGCGGCGCAGATGAAGCTCGACCGGTTCCACAAGGAGACCAAGGTCGCCGACAACAAGAAGGCGATCCGCCTGCTGCGGGAAGCCGGGATCGTCGTGGAAGCCCAGTTCATCGTCGGCCTCGAGAACGAAACGGCGGAAACGCTCGAAGAAACCTACCGGATGGCCCTGGACTGGAAGCCTGATCTGGCGAACTGGGCGATGTACACCCCCTGGCCCTTCACGGCGCTGTTCCAGGAGCTGCGGGACAAGGTCGAGATCTTCGATTTCGAGAAGTACAATTTCGTGACGCCGATCATCAAGCCGGAGGCGATGGACCGGACGGAACTTCTCGACCGGGTCATGAACAATTACCGGCGCTTCTACATGCGGAAGGCTTTGTTCTCGTACCCGTGGTCGGGCACGGGGCAACGGCGGCGGTACCTGTTCGGCTGCCTCAAGGCGTTCCTCAAGTCCGGGTTCGAGCGCAAGTTCTACGATCTGGGCAAGGTCGGCTACTGGGGGCCGCAGTCGAAGAAGAGCGTGGACTTCCATTTCGACCGAAGCCGCACCAGCCCGCCGATCGAGGCGGCCGAATGGGAATCCAGCGCGGAACGGAGCGCGAAGGCCAGGGCGGCGAAGGGAACGGCGAAAGGGGCGGTGATGGCTTGCGGCGGCGGCACGGAGCAGATGGAGGACATGGATGGGACAGGCGGCGACCATCGGGCCTAA